The DNA region CAACTCCATCAAGCGACCTTGTCTCGATGACAAGGATACTTGTCCAGACGGCATTTCATGTCAAGCGTCCTTTGCAAAAATGTGAGTGTCCTTGACGTTTGCGCTTTAGCCGGAATCCGCTTCATGCTCCGGGCATGGCGATTTGTGGGATCGACGAAGCGGGGCGCGGGCCCTGGGCCGGGCCAGTGGTGGCCGCGGCCGTGATCCTGCCCGCCAAGAAGCGTCCGAAGGGTTTGGCGGATTCTAAGCAGCTGACGGGCGAGGCGCGTGAAGAATTGGCGCAGGCCATCCGCGCCTGCGCGGCCGTTGGCGTCGGTATGGCTTCGCCAGACGAGATCGATCGGATCAACATCCTCCAGGCCACATTCCTGGCCATGCGCCGCGCCTTTGACGCCCTGCCCGAACGCCCGGTCGCGGCTTTGATCGACGGCAACGCAGCTCCCGACCTGCCCTGCGCCATCGAGATGATCATCGACGGCGATGCTTACGTCGCCTCGATCTCGGCCGCCTCGATCATCGCCAAGGTCGAGCGCGACCGCATGATGGTCGATTTCTGCGCCCAATATCCCGGCTATTCCTTCGCCAAGCACAAAGGCTACGGCACGCCAGAGCACCAAAAGGCGCTGGCCGAACTCGGCCCCTGCGCCATCCACCGCCGCAGCTTCAAGCCCGTCCGGCTCGCGTCCGGACTCGCCGCTTAGTCGCGCTACGGTTTACTTCGGAGCCGCGCTCTCCCATCTTCGCGGGCATGTCACA from Vitreimonas flagellata includes:
- a CDS encoding ribonuclease HII, with amino-acid sequence MAICGIDEAGRGPWAGPVVAAAVILPAKKRPKGLADSKQLTGEAREELAQAIRACAAVGVGMASPDEIDRINILQATFLAMRRAFDALPERPVAALIDGNAAPDLPCAIEMIIDGDAYVASISAASIIAKVERDRMMVDFCAQYPGYSFAKHKGYGTPEHQKALAELGPCAIHRRSFKPVRLASGLAA